CGGAGCAGCTGTTGCTGAAGCCTGGGTTGAGGGCAAACCTTTAAGGTAGGGCTGAATCTGCCACTGGGGGGCAGTGAAGAGGAGCTTCAACTGCTGAGAGGGACCACATTTAGAAGAGGGGCCATACTAACAAGCTCGTCGTCCTCCCCCCACACAGATGGCTGCAATGAGGAGCTGGTGGGGCCTCTGTATGCCCGGTCCCTGGGCGCCTCCTCCTATTATGGGCTCTTTACCACAGCCCGCTTTGCCCGGCTGCACGGTGAGCTTACCCAACCAGGGGcgggaggaggactccagagagCTGAGAGAAGAGTGGGTAGTCAAAGCCCTTGCCCTTTCTGTAGGCATCAGTGGATGGTCGCCCCGGATTGGGGACCCGAATCCCTGGCTCCAGATAGACTTAATGAAGAAGCATCGGATCCGGGCTGTGGCCACACAGGGAGCTTTTAATTCTTGGGATTGGGTCACACGTTATATGCTGCTCTACGGGGACCGTGTGGACAGCTGGACACCATTCTACCAACAAGGGCACAACGCGGTACTCTCGGTGCCCAGGCGCACACACTTGGGGAGCCTCCCCTGCTCTGGGCCCCGGGCTGGGCACTAGCctgaagggaaggggagggaacagCATGAGGCACAGGTGAGGAAAACCACTCTTGGGATCCAGTCCAGCTCAGACTGCTTCTCGCCAATTATAAGCTTTAACACATTTTAGGGTAAAACCTAGGAGAGCTTCCTGCAGGTGGTGGAATTAGATGTGGGCTTTAAAAATAACCGGACACTCTAGACCAGGGAAACTAGTCCGTGTACAATCATGGAGGCAGGGGAGGTGGAGTGAACTCCCGGTTCCCGCTCCAGTCAAGATTGACAAGGTTTGAAAGCCATCGCAGcaagggaagaggagggtggaGACATGGTCACTACTCCCCCATCCCCCCCGCAGACCTTCTTCGGTAACGTTAACGAGTCGGCTGTGGTCCGCCATGACCTGCACTACCACTTCACCGCTCGCTACATCCGCATCGTGCCATTGGCCTGGAACCCGCGCGGCAAGATCGGCCTGCGGCTGGGCATCTACGGCTGTCCCTACAGTAAGGGTGTGGAGGTCGGGGGTGGGGGCAAGGAGCCTGGTCTCCCTGGTCCCCCGCCCACCCACGGTCCTTCGCGCAGAGTCCGACATACTGTATTTTGACGGCGATGATGCCATCTCGTACCGCTTCCCGAGAGGGGTCAGCCAAAGTCTTTGGGACGTGTTCGCTTTTAGTTTCAAGACAGAGGAGAAGGACGGACTGCTGCTGCACACTGAGGGTGCCCAGGGGGATTACGTGACGCTTGAACTGCAGGGGGCGCACCTGCTGCTGCACATGAGCCTGGGTGAGCTGCGGGACCCCAGAGAACTGCCCTAGTGCTTAAGCCTGGTCTTTCCCTTTCGTAGCGCTTGGTGCTAGCAAAACAGAGGGCTGGATTCGGTTTACCaattgtgtgaccttgaacaaggcATCGTAAACACACAATGATTGTGTATCTCCTTTGCTTTTCATAACACCTGTGTGATGAGATACACCAGCTATcctactcagatttttttttcagatagccAAAGCAGCCCAGAGAGGTTAAACTGGCTGCACACTTGTCAATGGCCATTTCTCTACTCCAGACTTGGATTGGGTACTCTGTGTTGGGAGCTGCTGCTGCCTTGGGAGCTAAGGCCTGCTGGCCTTCTCACTCTGTCCTGCCCTGCCCTCAGGCAGCAGCCCCATCCAGCCAAGACCGGGTCACACCACGGTGAGTGCTGGCGGCGTCCTTAACGACCTGAGCTGGCACTATGTGCGCGTGGACAGATATGGCCGAGAAGCAAATCTCACCCTGGATGGTTACGTCCATCGCTTTGTGCTCAATGGCGACTTCGAGAGGCTGAATCTGGACAATGAGGTGACCAAGGGTGGGGCACCACTTTTGGGTGTGACAATGGataagtgggggaggggagaaccaCTCCTCATCCCACCCTTCTTGCATGCCAGAAAGGCTTTTCTTGTTATTGTTCTGGTCCTCACCGCAGATCTACTATGATAGGTCTAGAAATCCAGATGCAGGGGATCAAGAAAAGTAGAAAATTGTCCCCTAGCCTTGTCCCACAATTCTGTGCACTTGATAAAGACCCTGTCACCATCTGCATTTTAAGTGTCTAAGACTATTTGACCTGCTGAAGGCTTGTAGCCAACTAGGCTCAACTCTAAGTACAACCTTTAGCACTCACCCTAGGGAAATGTGTTCCAAGTCTTTCTGAGGCCAGTACTGAGGAAAGGGTACCACTTATTGTGTGCATGCACCCAGGAAAGGCAGGCACTCCCCTAAGCACAGGGAAACCTCTTTTCCCCTGCTTCCCACAGATATTCATCGGGGGTCTGGTGGGCGCAGCGCGTAAGAACCTGGCCTACCGGCATAACTTCCGTGGCTGCATAGAAAACGTGATCTACAACCGGATCAACATAGCAGAACTGGCAGTGATGCGCCATTCGAGAATCACCTTCGAGGCTAGTGGGCAGGGGGATCTGGGAAGACAGAAACACTAAAGCCACTTGGAAAGCcaagagggggagaggaaagaggtttgggatgagatcctttctcaataGTCACATTGTcaggagtgtttgtttgtttgttttttggttgggggttttggtgtttgtttttggttttttttttttttttttttttttggtggggggaggcaAATACCAAGGACTCGGAGGAGATGTCAGTTCCATTCACCCCTGAGTTAAGAAGCTGTGAACCGctggtggtggtacactcctttaatcccagcattctgtaagttcgaggccagcctagactacaagcgcgagttccaggacagccagggctacacaaagaaacactgtctctaaaaacaaagaaagaaagaagctgtgAATCGGTCCAGTCGCCTTATTAGTTAGCAGATAGAAAATGTGGTGCAGAGGCAGGGGCTGTTTGACCAGTAACAGGGTAGTGACTTGAACTGGAAGTCTTTTGATAATCTCTCCTCACTGATCCACTCCGGAGCATGTGGGCATGCTCCACAGCCTCTGGACTAAATTGACCTTAGCCCCATGAGAGGGAAATTTTTTTGCTTTGCAGATAAAGGGATAGGTGATAAAAAGCAAGCAAAGGAGCAGAATCCCGAGGGCAGGCTTGTTTGGGCCCCTTCCACAAACATGGACATATTTGAGGGAGATGGGAGGGTCACGGCTGGAGGTCTTACCAGTGAGAATTTTAACAGCGAGTACCAGGCCTCTGTGTCCTGATGcacccatcctctcccttctaGGGTAATGTGGCTTTCCGTTGCTTGGATCCGGTTCCACACCCCATCAACTTTGGAGGCCCTCACAACTTCGTCCAAGTGCCTGGTTTTCCGCGCCGTGGCCGCTTAGCGGTCTCTTTCCGCTTCCGCACCTGGGACCTCACGGGGCTACTCCTTTTCTCTCGCTTGGGAGATGGGCTGGGTCACGTGGAGCTGATGCTTAGCGAAGGGCAAGTCAATGTATCCATCGCGCAGACCGGCCGCAAGAAGCTTCAGTTCGCTGCTGGTAAGGGGCTCCCTGGGAGGCAAGAGCAGGCTAGAGAAGGGTGGCAACTGGAGGAAGCGGGCGTTCTCCGGTTCTGGGGAATTCCTGGAGATGTTTGCCGGTTATTTCCAGCTTTGCGCACTGTCAGTGACTAAGGTTATGGATAGTGAGAGAGCCATCAGGGGTGTCGCGGTGCAGGGAGAGAAGTGTAAAAATGGGGTGCACTTAGACTGCTGCTGGGAGCAGAGTGGGGCTCCTGCATCCCCACTCAAAAACATCTCACTGGGCTTGGTGGCTTGTGATTtatgcccgtaatcccagcatctgggaggccaAGGTAGGAAAACCACAAGTTTGAgtccagtcaggactacatagtgagtgccaggccagcatgagatacagagagagcctgtctcaaaaacacaacgAGGAGGCTGGGAACCCAACTTTGGTATTCTGCAAGAACAATACTTTTAGCTACTGAACGTCTATCTCTCCAACGCTACCCTCCCacccctgtaactccaactctgggGGCTCcgcctccctcttctggcttctcaggGTACTGCACGCAggcacacaaaattaaaaaatgcaaaatccTTTTTTTTAAGACCCCAAAACCAATCTTCTCCACCCACTCACGCCAGCCTCCTTTCTTATCCAGGGTACCGCTTGAATGATGGCTTTTGGCACGAGGTGAACTTTGTGGCACAGGAAAACCATGCAGTCATCAGTATTGATGATGTGGAGGGAGCAGAGGTCAGGGTCTCATCCCCACTGCTGATCCGCACAGGGACTTCATACTTCTTTGGTGGTAAGTTGGGGGTAAGTTTGCCCTGTCTCTGGGCGGGAAGGTCCTATCTCACTTCTGATGAGCCCCGTGTCACCTCTGGGACCATTATTTGCATTCtagcttcctttcttcatttctgtgtgGCTCCCTCTTGGCATTTTCCCAGGGTGGGGTCCCTGAGTTCTCTCCTGGGAAGGGCCTTACAGATGTGGTTGCCCCAGGTTGTCCCAAACCAGCCAGTCGATGGGGCTGCCACTCCAACCAGACAGCATTTCATGGCTGTATGGAGCTGCTCAAGGTGGATGGTCAACTGGTCAACCTGACTCTGGTGGAGTTCCGGAGGCTTGGCCACTTTGCTGAGGTCCTCTTTGACACATGTGGCATCACAGACAGGTACCTAGAAGGTCATCTCCCTAACAAGTGGGAAACTTCTTCCAAAGCCCACTTCCATATAGTCAGGGtggctttttctctttaaaattatctCCCTTCTCCTTGTATCAGCAAgccccctaacacacacacacacacacacacacacacacacattcttccttgacctctgacctctttcctgtttcttcctgtaAAGGTACCCAAGATTGAAAGAAAGTTTCTATTCAGTCCTAAGGTTTTGTCTGACAGGGGCTGGGTACTTTCCcttctgggagaaggaaagacagCATGTGATCCATGTAGACTACCTCATGTCCCTATTGTACCCAGTTAGTTAGGTGGGAAGTGAGCCACTGGGTCCTGGCACTGGGAAAGTGTGAATGAGCTCCTTTCGAGCCTCCTTCCATTGGTGTTGACCCGTGCCCTAGATGCAGTCCTAACATGTGTGAGCATGATGGCCGCTGCTACCAGTCTTGGGACGACTTCATCTGCTACTGTGAACTCACGGGCTACAAGGGAGTTACCTGCCATGAACGTAAGCGGGATGGTATAGTCGGGGGAGGGTTGTTGGGGATCAGGAAGCTGCTGAAGCTGGTATGGATGACCATTCTTCTAGCTCCATAATTGCCTCGTTACCCCCTCTAGCTTTGTATAAAGAGTCCTGTGAAGCCTATCGGCTCAGTGGGAAATATTCTGGAAACTTCACCATTGATCCTGATGGCAGTGGACCCCTGAAGCCATTTGTAGTGTATTGTGATATCCGAGGTAAGTGGCTTTGCTGGGTTGGGGGTAGAGGGTTGACTGGGCAGTGTAGAAgatgcggggtggggggggggtcagggaaACTGTAGGAGGAGACAAGAAGAAACTGAAGTTGGAGTAAAGGACAGTGGTGTGGAAGGGGGACACCTACAATTTTGTAATGTAGCCTTACAGATAAATTCCAGCTTCTGGCCATTCTAGCCATTCTCCAAGGTGGAGAGCCCAAGGCTGGCTGCAGTGAAGGGGCGGGCTTCTTTTATTGGCTCTAGGTGGCAGCAGGGTTGATGGGTTGgtcaggagggagacagagaatgtTCGTGCCGGCCCAAGCTCTGTCCCCTCTCTTCCAGAGAACCGAGCGTGGACAGTTGTGCGGCATGACAGGCTGTGGACAACTCGGGTGACAGGTTCCAGCATGGAGCGGCCCTTTCTGGGGGCCATCCAATACTGGAATGCCTCCTGGGAGGAAGTCAGTGCTCTGGCCAACGCTTCCCAGCACTGTGAGCAGTGGATCGAGTTCTCCTGCTACAATTCTCGGCTGCTCAATACTGCAGGTTGAGCCTGGTGGCAGGGAGGGCGAGGCATAGCTGGAGGAGAGCCTTGGGTGGGGTGTGAGGGGCTGCTGGAGGAGTCGAGCAAGGTCAGGACTGCTTGCACCTGGGTGTGAGGAGCCCAGAGGCTGATGGAGGGGCAGGGCCTGGAAGCTGCCTGGCGTCTTCCCCAGGAGGCTACCCCTACAGCTTTTGGATTGGCCGAAATGAGGAGCAGCACTTctactggggaggctctcagcCTGGGATCCAGCGCTGTGCCTGTGGGCTGGACCGGAGCTGTGTGGACCCTGCCCTGCACTGCAATTGTGATGCAGACCAGCCACAGTGGTGAGGGGACTGGAGGGCAGGGTTTTCAGGACCGCCAGCAGAGGCAGGGTTGAGTCACTGCATCCTGTTCCCACAGGAGAACGGACAAGGGGTTGCTGACCTTTGTGGACCATCTGCCTGTCACTCAGGTAGTGGTAGGGGATACCAACCGCTCCAGTTCTGAAGCTCAGTTCTTCCTGAGGCCTCTACGTTGCTATGGTGACCGTAAGTGGCAGACTCCTTTGGTGTACTCTCCTTCCAGCATTCACTGTTCCCAAAACCTACAGCACCTGACCCACTGGGGAATCTCCAGGTCATACGACCAGACGCTCCTGCTGTGATCTGACCCTTACCTTCATTCATTCCACCTCTAAGTTTCTCTTCAGTCTCCCTAACTCTCCCCACTCTGCCCTTCAGGCTTCCTGCCCACGGAGGATCCTTCACTCCTCCACCCTCTGACTTCCTTAACAAGGCCTtcctcactgttttgttttttttttttttttcaggcaattCCTGGAACACTATCTCCTTCCACACTGGAGCTGCACTGCGCTTCCCCCCCATCCGTGCCAACCACAGCCTCGATGTCTCCTTCTACTTTAGGACCTCGGCTCCCTCGGGAGTTTTTCTAGAGAACATGGGCGGCCCTTTCTGCCAGTGGCGCCGACCTTACGTGCGAGTGGAGCTCAACAGTGAGTAGgcaggctgggaggaaggtgggtggATGGAGAGGACTACGGAGGCTGTTAGGGAACAAGACAGTCAACCCTTTTGAGAGGTGGCAGAGAAAGGATCTGAGATGACTCTGGACCCTAGACTTCCTGTCTTGATATCTGGCTATGTGACCATGGCCCCTTCAGCAATGCGTTGCTTCAGTGGGCCCTTGGCCCCTCACTTGTGAAGGAGATAGGTTCTAGAGGTCTCATCCATCTCTAACTAGCTATGCTTCTAGCCTAAGCATGCGAGCTGGGAAGTTGATTGCAGGAATCTGCAAATTTGGGAAACAGATTGTGTGGCTTTAAGCTATTTGTAGGTTCTGGACAAAGTGGAGGACTATTTAGAGGCTTCCCTTAGGTGAGGAGAGAGATTATATTTGGGCAAGAATGCTGTGAGGGATCTGGGGGGGTCAGAGCCCCCTTTTTCCCTCTTACCCACTGTCATGCTGTCCAGCATCCCGGGATGTAGTCTTTGCCTTTGACATTGGCAATGGGGATGAGAACCTGACAGTGCACTCAGATGACTTTGAGTTCAACGATGATGAATGGCATTTGGTCCGGGCTGAAATCAATGTGAAGCAGGCCCGGCTGCGAGTGGACCATCGGCCCTGGGTGCTACGGCCCATGCCCCTGCAGACCTACATCTGGCTGGAGTATGACCAGCCCCTCTATGTTGGTGAGCAGCAACCCAGGGGCAGGGAGAGGGCCTCCATGACATTCCTACACTTTAACCGGTCATGCACCATGTTTCCAGGAAGCCCATGTTCCAATCCTTTCTGCCCCAGAGTGAGCCAAGTGACTATTTCTCTTTTCTAGTCCCTTATATCCTAGTCTATCCTCCTAATCCCCTTGCCTCCCTTCCCACTCAGTATGTAATCCTGTCTCTGGCTCTACAGTCATCTTGGGAGAGCTCTTGGGAATGTTCTGCCTTTGAGCCACACCTCCCAACCTCTCCATTTATTCCTGATCAGGATCTGCAGAGCTTAAGAGGCGCCCTTTTGTGGGTTGCTTGAGGGCCATGCGTCTGAATGGAGTGACTCTGAACCTGGAGGGCCGTGCTAATGCCTCCGAGGGCACCTTCCCCAACTGCACGGGCCACTGCACCCACCCCCGGTTCCCCTGTTTCCATGGAGGACGCTGTGTGGAGCGATACAGCTACTACACCTGTGACTGTGACCTCACGGCTTTTGATGGGCCATATTGCAACCATGGTCAGTGCTGCTGGTTATGGGGTGGGGGCATGGAGCCTTAGGGTATGATGGGAGGTCAGAGGGAATACAAGTCAGCATCTTGGAAGACTAGAATGTTAGTAGAATCCTGAGCTCTTGAATGGGGCAACCAGGCATTTGAAGATGCTAGGTGACTCCAGAGGGATAAAGGAAAACAGAGTGATGGATGGTAGGGCTATCTGATGCCCCAACACTAAGCAAATAACTTTTCCATCTTCACACTATTGTCAAGGTCACACAGGTTGCTCCCATACCCTATGCACATCTACTCTGTGTATATGGAGGTATCTGTGTGCGTgcatctgtgagtgtgtgtgtggtgcatgcacacgtgtgtggaggccagggtcaacctcaggtgtcatttcttGGGTATCTCTACCTTGTGTTTTCaaacagggtctgtcactgggaCATTGAACTTACTGATTAGATAGGCTAGCTGGACAGTGAGCCCCCGAgatcctctgcttctgcctctccagccatgggattacaaatgtgtgctttTTGTGTGGATGCCAGcatcaaattcatgacctcacGCTTACGCAgcagcactttaccaactgaacgtTTTTCCTAGCTCTAGTATTGACTTTGGCTTCACGATgcatccctctcctcccccagctaTTTCTTGTCTGACTGTCATTGCATCCCCAAAACATGTCTACAGGCTGACTCTTGGTTGAAGTGAGCCTTGAAATTCAATATACCCAGACTACATTTTCTCCAAAGCTGGCCCAAGGTAGTCTATGGCGCAGGTGGGTGATTGTGGGCAGAGTCTGGTGGTCTAGAGAGATTCAGAGAAATATGATTAATAACACGTAACTGCATGGAGTCAGGATATCTCAACCCTAATCTTGGCTCTACACATAACCTGTGTGTCCTTAGGGAAGTCActacctgtcttttttttttttttttctttttaaataatttattttttattgtgggtGCATTGGTGTCTTGTCTCCATGTATGAGgatgtcagaagccctggaattggagttacagacaggcgtgagcttccatgtggatgctgggaattgaacccaggtcctctggaagagcaaccagtgctcttaactgttgagccacctctccagcctgtccCTGCACATCTTTAGGCTTAAGTTTCCTTGCCTATAAAAATGCATGGGTGAGACTGGATGATTTTCAGGTTTCTCAtaccattatttttctgtttagtgcTAGATGGGATGgtgcaggtctgtaatcccaacacttgaagggcagaggcaggaggagtgtaaatttgggctacaaagtaagacaaTGTCTCCAAAATCGAATTGGATTTTTTAATTCTGCTAAAAGCAAATGGTGGCAGATACTAGTGTGTGCATAGGTTGGTAACATAGAAACCCTTTGAACTTGTGACTAAGGTGTCTGGAGCCTTCACCTTGGTGTCTTCGCTTTAGATATTGGTGGATTCTTTGAGACGGGCACATGGATGCGTTATAACCTCCAGTCGGCACTGCGCTCTGCAGCCCAGGAGTTCTCCCACATGCTGAGCCGACCCGTGCCAGGCTATGAGCCTGGCTATATTCCGGGCTATGACACCCCTGGTTACGTGCCTGGCTACCATGGCCCTGGGTACCGCCTGCCTGACTATCCGAGGCCTGGCCGGCCTGTGCCAGGGTACCGGGGGCCCGTCTACAATGTTACTGGAGAGGAAGTCTCCTTTAGTTTTAGCACCAGCTCGGCTCCCGCAGTCCTCCTCTACGTCAGCTCCTTTGTACGTGACTACATGGCTGTACTCATCAAGGAAGACGGTGAGTTCTCCAGGGCTGTCTTCCTCCAGGGGTCCAAATTCCCGCAGCTATGGATTGCCTAATGCAGAGATGCAGGCCTTTGGGAGATGGGGGTTGTAGGAGCTGTGAGAAAACTCCacattcctcctcccaccccacaggGACCCTCCAGCTTCGGTATCAGTTGGGCACCAGTCCCTATGTGTACCAGCTAACCACTCGGCCAGTGACTGATGGCCAGCCTCACAGTGTCAACATCACTCGGGTCTACCGAAACCTCTTCATCCAGGTACAGGTGGAAGGGAGTGGTCATAGCCCCGTGATCTTGGCTGTGGCACACCCAAGGAAATGTCAGATGATTACATGTCTGAAACACAGTTCGGTATATGAGGGATTTTTTACATTTATCCCCTGTCATGACCCTTATGTCAGCTCTGTGAAGTAGCCGTGGTTGGCAATTATTTTgagctccattttttaaaaaatttatttattatgtatgcctgcaggccagaagagagcaccagatctcattatagatggttgtaagccaccatgtgggtgctgggaattgaacccaggacctctggaagggcagtcggtgctcttaaccactgagccatctctccagcccataagctccatttttaaaaataatttatttattcttattttacgtacattggcattttgcctgcatgtctgtctgtgtgagggtgtcagatcttggggttatagacagttgttagctgccatgtgggtgctgggaactgaacctgggttctctggaagagtagtcagtgctcctaactgctaagccttctctccagccccactgaacTCCATTTTATGAACCATTAAACAGGCAGAGAAAGTAAAGTGTTTTTCTCAAAGGCAAACAAACCGCTAGGAGCTAGGGGTGTGGCTTagcaggtagagtgcttgcctgacatgatgaagtcctgggtttcattccagcactgcataaactgggtgtgtaATCTCAATAtgttggaggtggaggcaagaggatcaggagtttaaggttaCACCTGGCTACATGAGCCCCTGGATCAAAGTGGGGTGGTGTGccgagatggctcagtatgtaaaGGCACAAGCCTGATAACCAGGGTTTGGTCCTGAGAGCCACGCCGTAAAAGGAGGGAAATGGCCCTTGCATGTTGTTATCTGAACTCCAGATGAATTCTCAACTCCAGACCCCATAAAAAATAAAacgtggccgggcggtggtggctcacgcctttaacccagcacttgggaggcagaggcagatggatctctgtgagttccaggccagcctggtctccaaagtgagttgcaggaaaggcacaaagctaca
Above is a window of Onychomys torridus chromosome 8, mOncTor1.1, whole genome shotgun sequence DNA encoding:
- the Cntnap1 gene encoding contactin-associated protein 1 yields the protein MMRLLRLFSILLAAVVPGARGWGYYGCNEELVGPLYARSLGASSYYGLFTTARFARLHGISGWSPRIGDPNPWLQIDLMKKHRIRAVATQGAFNSWDWVTRYMLLYGDRVDSWTPFYQQGHNATFFGNVNESAVVRHDLHYHFTARYIRIVPLAWNPRGKIGLRLGIYGCPYKSDILYFDGDDAISYRFPRGVSQSLWDVFAFSFKTEEKDGLLLHTEGAQGDYVTLELQGAHLLLHMSLGSSPIQPRPGHTTVSAGGVLNDLSWHYVRVDRYGREANLTLDGYVHRFVLNGDFERLNLDNEIFIGGLVGAARKNLAYRHNFRGCIENVIYNRINIAELAVMRHSRITFEGNVAFRCLDPVPHPINFGGPHNFVQVPGFPRRGRLAVSFRFRTWDLTGLLLFSRLGDGLGHVELMLSEGQVNVSIAQTGRKKLQFAAGYRLNDGFWHEVNFVAQENHAVISIDDVEGAEVRVSSPLLIRTGTSYFFGGCPKPASRWGCHSNQTAFHGCMELLKVDGQLVNLTLVEFRRLGHFAEVLFDTCGITDRCSPNMCEHDGRCYQSWDDFICYCELTGYKGVTCHEPLYKESCEAYRLSGKYSGNFTIDPDGSGPLKPFVVYCDIRENRAWTVVRHDRLWTTRVTGSSMERPFLGAIQYWNASWEEVSALANASQHCEQWIEFSCYNSRLLNTAGGYPYSFWIGRNEEQHFYWGGSQPGIQRCACGLDRSCVDPALHCNCDADQPQWRTDKGLLTFVDHLPVTQVVVGDTNRSSSEAQFFLRPLRCYGDRNSWNTISFHTGAALRFPPIRANHSLDVSFYFRTSAPSGVFLENMGGPFCQWRRPYVRVELNTSRDVVFAFDIGNGDENLTVHSDDFEFNDDEWHLVRAEINVKQARLRVDHRPWVLRPMPLQTYIWLEYDQPLYVGSAELKRRPFVGCLRAMRLNGVTLNLEGRANASEGTFPNCTGHCTHPRFPCFHGGRCVERYSYYTCDCDLTAFDGPYCNHDIGGFFETGTWMRYNLQSALRSAAQEFSHMLSRPVPGYEPGYIPGYDTPGYVPGYHGPGYRLPDYPRPGRPVPGYRGPVYNVTGEEVSFSFSTSSAPAVLLYVSSFVRDYMAVLIKEDGTLQLRYQLGTSPYVYQLTTRPVTDGQPHSVNITRVYRNLFIQVDYFPLTEQKFSLLVDSQLDSPKALYLGRVMETGVIDPEIQRYNTPGFSGCLSGVRFNNVAPLKTHFRTPRPMTAELAEAMRVQGELSESNCGAMPRLVSEVPPELDPWYLPPDFPYYHDDGWVAILLGFLVAFLLLGLVGMLVLFYLQNHRYKGSYHTNEPKASHDNHPASKTPLPPSGPAQAPAPTPAPTQVPTPAPAPAPASAPVSGPSARDQNLPQILEESRSE